A single window of Archangium gephyra DNA harbors:
- a CDS encoding DUF2381 family protein, with protein MMGRAAAAQQPQPLGRERQERQVVVPSSSSEPVPEVRVAAGIATTLVFDAPIDRASVEVEGQRTRFRLVDVGERTLFLEPLVVPGDGERLGVRVRYKDGASPAYAVLALASHPTKVDTRVDIARMQRSPAALEAALARCEAGEPANLVLSGRLDRKGVRARPINITPNSQPQADMKQEEGTGYRAGTWALAVIRVHNLPGQQPWTVGEARFTRADGTPVRVVSVRMDRPQLAPGDVGLVVVETEVPYWAAGEVFRFELREKGGGRHLVIGAVEL; from the coding sequence TTGATGGGGAGGGCAGCAGCAGCGCAACAGCCCCAACCCCTTGGCCGCGAACGACAGGAACGGCAGGTCGTCGTCCCGAGCAGTTCGAGCGAGCCGGTGCCGGAGGTGCGGGTGGCGGCCGGCATCGCCACCACCCTGGTGTTCGACGCGCCCATCGACAGGGCCTCGGTGGAGGTAGAAGGGCAGCGGACGCGCTTCCGGTTGGTGGACGTGGGCGAGCGCACGCTCTTCCTTGAACCTCTCGTGGTTCCTGGAGATGGAGAGCGGCTGGGCGTACGGGTGCGCTACAAGGATGGGGCCTCCCCGGCGTATGCCGTCCTCGCGCTCGCCTCCCACCCCACGAAGGTGGACACCCGGGTGGACATCGCACGCATGCAACGTTCTCCGGCGGCATTGGAGGCGGCATTGGCCCGGTGCGAGGCGGGTGAGCCCGCCAACCTGGTGCTGTCGGGTCGGTTGGACCGGAAGGGCGTCCGAGCACGGCCCATCAACATCACTCCGAATTCCCAACCCCAAGCCGACATGAAGCAGGAGGAGGGCACTGGGTACCGGGCAGGCACCTGGGCGCTGGCCGTGATCCGGGTGCACAACCTGCCCGGACAACAGCCGTGGACTGTTGGGGAGGCACGATTCACCAGGGCGGACGGCACGCCCGTCCGGGTTGTCTCCGTCCGCATGGACAGGCCGCAGCTCGCCCCAGGAGACGTCGGCCTGGTGGTGGTAGAGACGGAGGTGCCCTACTGGGCGGCCGGAGAGGTGTTCCGCTTCGAGCTGCGGGAGAAGGGCGGCGGACGGCATCTTGTCATTGGCGCAGTGGAACTCTAG
- a CDS encoding cytochrome P450, with the protein MHPTPIQRTPPGPPPMPLLGEFGSQFRLFSDFIGGLSELQRHGPLVSLARGSGRCILVFGPEYVQQVLSNPSLFLSLEPGKNAPPGSSLRRLWTGLGTTNGEVHKKGRRLMLPAFHKKRVEGYRDDMVSLFQRMLDGWRPGETRDLSADMRRVTLLVVTKALFGLEDEQECIAHGELLSEWFRLFGSASVQLLQHDWPLLPYRRVMRISEKGEAAIRDIIARKRRDGGGGHDVLSLLLEARDEDGGSLSDEELVGHITILFLAGHETTANALTWTLFLLDQHPDVHAALVDELQGTLRGEAPALEQLEQLPLLDRVIKESMRILTPVPLSQRMAAAPFEMGGYSFDAGTEILYSPYVTHRMPELYPEPARFLPERWKTLDPPVYAYIPFANGPRRCLGATLAMMELKLALAMMLQRYRLALVPGSRIDREVLITLNPKHGMPMTVHAQDRRFTRAPWRGNVREMLALD; encoded by the coding sequence TTGCACCCCACACCCATCCAGCGCACCCCACCGGGGCCGCCTCCCATGCCACTGCTCGGCGAGTTCGGCAGCCAGTTCCGCCTCTTCAGCGACTTCATCGGCGGGCTCTCCGAGCTGCAACGCCATGGTCCGCTCGTCAGCCTGGCCCGTGGCTCCGGCCGGTGCATCCTCGTGTTCGGTCCCGAGTACGTCCAGCAGGTCCTCAGCAACCCGAGCCTCTTCCTCTCGCTCGAGCCGGGGAAGAACGCGCCCCCGGGCTCGTCCCTGCGGCGCCTGTGGACGGGGCTCGGCACCACCAATGGCGAGGTCCACAAGAAGGGGCGCCGGCTGATGCTGCCCGCCTTCCACAAGAAGCGCGTGGAGGGCTATCGCGACGACATGGTCTCCCTGTTCCAGCGCATGCTCGACGGCTGGCGGCCCGGAGAGACGCGAGACCTCTCCGCCGACATGCGGCGCGTCACCCTGCTGGTGGTGACGAAGGCCCTCTTCGGCCTGGAGGATGAACAGGAATGCATCGCCCATGGCGAGCTGCTGTCGGAGTGGTTCCGCTTGTTCGGCAGCGCCTCGGTGCAGCTGCTCCAGCACGACTGGCCACTGCTGCCCTACCGCCGGGTGATGCGGATCTCCGAGAAGGGAGAGGCGGCCATCCGCGACATCATCGCCCGAAAGCGGCGCGACGGCGGCGGTGGCCATGACGTGCTCTCGCTGCTGCTCGAGGCCCGGGACGAGGACGGCGGCTCGCTCTCCGACGAGGAGCTGGTGGGCCACATCACCATCCTCTTCCTCGCGGGCCACGAGACCACCGCGAACGCGCTCACCTGGACCCTGTTCCTGTTGGATCAGCACCCCGACGTCCACGCCGCCCTGGTGGACGAGCTCCAGGGCACCCTGCGCGGCGAGGCCCCGGCGCTCGAGCAGCTCGAGCAGTTGCCGCTGCTGGACCGGGTCATCAAGGAGAGCATGCGGATCCTGACGCCCGTGCCACTGAGCCAGCGGATGGCGGCGGCCCCGTTCGAGATGGGTGGCTACTCCTTCGACGCGGGCACGGAGATCCTCTACAGCCCCTACGTCACCCACCGGATGCCGGAGCTCTATCCCGAGCCGGCGCGCTTCCTCCCCGAGCGCTGGAAGACGTTGGATCCGCCCGTGTACGCCTACATCCCGTTCGCCAACGGGCCCCGCCGCTGCCTCGGCGCCACCCTGGCGATGATGGAGCTCAAGCTGGCGCTGGCCATGATGCTGCAGCGCTACCGGCTCGCCCTGGTGCCCGGCTCCCGCATCGATCGCGAGGTGCTGATCACCCTCAATCCCAAGCACGGCATGCCCATGACGGTGCATGCCCAGGATCGCCGCTTCACGCGGGCCCCCTGGCGCGGCAACGTCCGCGAGATGCTGGCGCTCGATTGA
- a CDS encoding MSCRAMM family protein, which produces MNVREPGVPRLLATVMVGVLVLGAAGCAHEAGALPSSGESVSQGPAESPREPLPSGPLVLRGVVTSEGKPVGGVTVSAVPHADVPLSARACSSGVPGMTILDPGCGAMKGELVQTAEWLGLKAPMARTVTGADGWFEFTQLRASTYDLWASGPRGTAFLAAVPAGANVVGMALEKGRNIQVAVEDGSSGRPLAGARVALLPQLGGQAFLTVSDAGGLASFPPVPTGQYHVVASFPGRLADAGPVGAEGTTLHLYVPRSLSGRVLRPGGNGGAGLRVRLEGQGLQGLIQTRDGGDFHLAGLPPGSYALTVREGRELAMATVLLPEDRDVTDVRLALEPCAEVAGRVTRPTGEPIPRAEVELLLGREGTWRKMLATSSSEGRFRFECVEQGQVRLSLKARGHVSPAEPLAGELKAGDTFPADVVLPLAAPAKGRIVDPGGRGVGGVRIVLSALDGRGGGSATTAGDGSFEVDGLAPGRYAYELSPGDRFQAARGEVRLPAANLRLKLLRGPPVEERRP; this is translated from the coding sequence ATGAACGTCCGGGAGCCTGGTGTGCCGCGCCTGTTGGCAACAGTGATGGTGGGAGTCCTCGTGCTCGGGGCCGCGGGTTGTGCGCACGAGGCCGGTGCGCTCCCGTCCTCCGGGGAGTCCGTTTCCCAGGGACCGGCCGAGTCTCCCCGGGAGCCGCTCCCCAGCGGGCCGCTCGTCCTCCGGGGCGTGGTGACCTCGGAGGGCAAGCCCGTGGGCGGCGTGACGGTGAGCGCCGTCCCCCATGCCGATGTGCCCCTGTCCGCGCGGGCCTGCTCCTCGGGGGTGCCCGGGATGACGATCCTCGACCCCGGGTGCGGCGCGATGAAGGGGGAGCTGGTGCAGACCGCGGAGTGGCTCGGCCTCAAGGCGCCCATGGCCCGGACCGTGACGGGCGCCGATGGCTGGTTCGAGTTCACCCAGCTCCGGGCGTCCACCTACGATCTCTGGGCCAGTGGCCCACGGGGGACCGCCTTCCTGGCCGCCGTTCCCGCCGGGGCCAACGTGGTCGGGATGGCACTGGAGAAGGGCAGGAACATCCAGGTGGCCGTGGAGGATGGGAGCTCGGGGCGGCCCCTGGCCGGTGCCCGGGTCGCGCTGCTGCCCCAGCTTGGAGGCCAGGCCTTCCTGACGGTCTCGGATGCTGGAGGACTGGCCTCCTTCCCCCCGGTGCCCACGGGCCAGTACCACGTGGTCGCCTCGTTTCCCGGACGCCTCGCGGACGCGGGCCCGGTGGGGGCCGAGGGCACCACCCTTCACCTCTATGTGCCCCGGAGCCTCTCGGGCCGCGTGCTCCGCCCGGGAGGGAACGGCGGGGCCGGTCTCCGCGTCCGGCTCGAGGGGCAGGGGTTGCAAGGGCTCATCCAGACCCGGGACGGGGGAGACTTCCACCTGGCGGGCCTCCCGCCCGGCTCCTACGCCTTGACGGTGCGCGAGGGGCGGGAGCTCGCGATGGCCACGGTCCTCCTCCCCGAGGATCGGGACGTCACGGACGTCCGGCTCGCCCTGGAGCCCTGCGCCGAAGTGGCCGGGCGCGTCACGCGTCCCACCGGCGAGCCCATCCCCCGGGCGGAGGTGGAGCTGCTGCTCGGCCGCGAGGGCACCTGGCGCAAGATGCTCGCCACCAGCTCCTCGGAGGGACGCTTCCGCTTCGAGTGCGTGGAGCAGGGCCAGGTGCGGCTCTCCCTCAAGGCCCGTGGCCACGTCTCCCCAGCCGAGCCCCTCGCTGGAGAGCTGAAGGCGGGAGACACCTTCCCGGCCGACGTCGTCCTCCCTCTGGCGGCACCCGCGAAGGGGCGCATCGTGGATCCGGGAGGACGGGGAGTGGGAGGGGTCCGCATCGTCCTGTCCGCGCTCGACGGACGTGGAGGGGGCAGCGCCACGACGGCCGGGGATGGGAGCTTCGAGGTGGATGGGCTGGCGCCGGGGCGCTATGCGTACGAGCTCTCGCCGGGGGACCGGTTCCAGGCGGCCCGGGGCGAGGTGCGCCTGCCGGCGGCGAACCTGCGCCTCAAACTGCTTCGAGGGCCCCCGGTGGAGGAGCGCCGCCCGTGA
- a CDS encoding vWA domain-containing protein, which produces MSFAENPEPRCPCVLLLDTSGSMNGRPIEALNAGLLQYRDELAADSLASKRVEVAVVTFGGQVQTLHDFSTAEAFFPTALMAEGNTPMGEAILRATDMLSARKSLYRQNGILFYRPWIFLITDGGPTDAWQAAAERVRQGEASKAFSFFAVGVEGANLDVLKQICVREPLKLDGLRFRDLFQWLSNSQKAVSRSQTTEEVRLANPAAPGGWASV; this is translated from the coding sequence TTGTCATTCGCAGAGAACCCGGAGCCGCGCTGCCCGTGCGTGCTGCTGCTGGACACCTCCGGGTCCATGAATGGGCGCCCCATCGAGGCGCTCAACGCGGGACTGCTCCAGTACCGTGACGAGCTGGCCGCCGACAGCCTCGCCTCCAAGCGGGTGGAGGTGGCCGTGGTCACCTTTGGGGGCCAGGTGCAGACGCTGCACGACTTCTCCACCGCGGAGGCCTTCTTCCCCACCGCGCTGATGGCCGAGGGCAACACCCCCATGGGTGAGGCCATCCTCCGCGCCACGGACATGCTGTCGGCGCGCAAGAGCCTCTACCGGCAGAACGGCATCCTCTTCTACCGGCCGTGGATCTTCCTCATCACGGATGGAGGCCCCACGGACGCGTGGCAGGCGGCCGCCGAGCGCGTGCGCCAGGGCGAGGCCAGCAAGGCCTTCTCCTTCTTCGCCGTGGGCGTGGAGGGGGCCAACCTGGACGTGCTCAAGCAGATCTGCGTGCGCGAGCCGCTCAAGCTGGACGGGCTGCGCTTCCGCGATTTGTTCCAGTGGCTGTCCAACTCGCAGAAGGCCGTCTCGCGCTCGCAGACGACCGAAGAGGTGCGGCTGGCCAACCCGGCGGCCCCCGGCGGTTGGGCTTCCGTATAG